The nucleotide sequence TACAGCTCGCAAACTTCAGCTTGATCTCGGGTCCGTGGGATGGAAACGCAGACGGTGACGAGGATATTCCCGagcgcttcttcttcttcctcctcttcgcCACACTCGCTGTTGCTTTCTTGCCTGCTGAAGCCCTCTGTTGGTTTCTATTTTTCTTAGTCTCTGGCGCCCTCTTCTGGCTCAGCGATGACGATGGTGACGACGATCCCGATCCGTTCTGTGTCGGTTTAAAGTCTGCATTTTCTGCTTCTGAGGTAGACAGTACATTTCTGGATTCAAGCGAGTCGCTGTCCTGAAGCACGTCCGACTCTGTCATGATGGGAGAAGAATCTtccatcctttctttttcttgtttcagGTTTTCCGTAACTCTGTGCATCAGCAAGGCACCGTTGCTCACAGGAACCTCGATCACGCTGTCGTCACTGGAAATGCATTCCACTCGTCCGTGTCTGGAACACTCTGATGATAGGGTTTCGACATTAGGAAACGGGATCTGGAAACTGGAATGTGATGAAGGAGCGTCCTGAAACCCTGCGGCgttcctttctcttttctctcccgCCCTGCGGCACTTAGTTACTTTTCCAGTCACTCCATCAGTCTGGATGTTCTCCGTAGCGCTCATAAACGTTGTCACAGGGTCGTGGGCGAGTCCGTTTCGTAGAGTGGAGTTTAGAGGCACAGACGCGGACTCATAACTGAACTCCGATCGAGGAGAACGGAGACCGCGGCTCCCCAAGAACCGGCCGCTCCGACTCGGCTTCTTCTTCACCAGATCCAGAGCCTCTGAGATCTGCTTGGTGAGATCCAGAGGTTTGGAAAGAGGATCCTGAAGCTGCACGGAGTTCAGACCCCTCAGAGGATCCATaactacagacagaaagagaaaaacaaacataacatCAGCCATGTGCTCACATCTCCACAGAGGTCCAGTTAATGTTCCTGGGATATTTATTTCAGCCTGATGTTTCAGTCAGAAGTTAAGCACAagatttgaaaaagaaaaaaaaagaagataaaaatgcataaaaataagtGAGTAAATTTTGTGATAACATTGtgattaaaggaaaataataaatattcctTTATGTTATTGGTTTCGAAGATATCCTGATTTTATCTGCTTAAGAAAGCAGATAAAACGCTGctataaatatacagaaatgTTGAGgaaatattatagaaatattgaaaaaaaatgtaggaatattatagaaatattgTCTGAGCATTAGAAAAATACTGCAGGaatattagaaaaatatttttaaaaatattacagaaataagTGATTAATTTTGAAACAACATTgtgattaaagaaaattaaGAACCATTCATATTTAAGATGTTTTATGTTGTCGATGATATCCTGATTTTATCTATATaagaaaagagataaaaaatatacagagaaatattaaaaaatatcaaaatgtaaaacgttatttattaacaaatatgTCTTTAAAGAATCACTATAAATCAAtatattaatatgaataaattaacCAAAATTGAAATTAGttgctttattaatatttattaatattaataaagttttttttaaatcaatatttatttaaaattaaaatacataaatgagCTAGCTCATTGTTTaattggtttattattatttgaaaataataaataaatagatagataaataaacaaataaacattaaaattaaattcaaattaatttatgaactgtttaaaaatagatagataagctagttaattattaaattggtttaaaaaataataaataaataaacattaaaagtaaattaacattaatacatttactgtttataaacagataaataagctagttaattatttaattggtttaaaataaataaataaataaattaattaattaattaattagacaTTAACTTATTTACTGTTTAAGTATAGATAAATAAGCtagttaattatttaattagtttaaaataaataaataaacattgatTAAGTTAAATTAACATTAATGTATTATAAGTAACTAGTTCATTATTTAattggtttaaaaataaataaatacatacataaacattagaattaaattaacattaatttattaactgtaatttaaatatttttttaattaaaagccTAGGAAACAAAGGTTTCTAGTGTAATCAACATTTTATCAACAAAACCTCATCTCATATAAAGTCTGCTAATTTAATTGATGATCAAATAATGTTTTTGAATCAAATTTctctttaaattaaaataatattcagtGTTTGTTGAAGAAGAACTGCTCTAGTTAGCCCTCAGCTGTAGATCAGGAAGAGCTCAGGTAACTACATcagcatttattaaaaaatatatatatatcaaaatctGTACATTTCGGGGTAGTTTAAATACTTTtggacattttttattattttaaaatgatgaaatatatatttaataatagatATTTGGTGTTGTTCTGCTCACCGAAGCCGGTAAAATAAAGTAGCTAActatgcttttaaaaaaaaggctaaCTGTAAATCAACGAGGagttagcttagcttagcatTGTTAGCTTAGCATTGTTAGCTTAGCATTGTTAGCTAGCAGGACTTACCGGAGAAATCTGCTCAATTCACCGATTTCAGGAACATTACCCCAGAGGGCGACAACCACTAAAGGCACAAAagagtgaataaaaaaatatttctgtgtaaaatcatacaataaaactgaattatatgaattaatataaatgatgtatatacagtatatatatatatatatttacattatttaaacaaattagCTGAACACTGTGAGACTCTAACGCTTTCGCTAACGatttcaagatggccgacggGAACGTTTAAACCTCCTcgaatttcaaaataaaagtcactACGTCACAGGGAGGTAATTACCGTTCGCCCTGCTGAAtactggattgtgattggtcaggaagtggtgattgattttttttctataatagcGGCTCTGATACTGATGCAGCTCTAATCacgggtttatattaatgatacATTATATtcatctgttctttctttctttctttctttctttctttctttcttttttcatgtgtctttcttttcatgtttctttctttctttctttcatgcctttttctttctttttctttgcttctatctatctatctatctatctatctatctatctccatccatccatccatccatccatctcttctctctctccatccatccatccatccatccatctctctctctctctctctctctctctctctctctctctctctctctatctatctatcctctatctatctatccttcccTCTGTGTAGCAGCTCAGTCACAAGGCAGACGCTCTACAAAAGAGGATGAAAAGAAAACGAGTGCAGAGACACGGTGCAGTCTTCTGTAGAGAGGTGTTTGTTAAGcactgatggaaggagtctccagtgtcagaatcTAAGCTTTAATCTGTCCatcatcttcaggacagaggagttcacGCTGCTGTAACATCAGccagaacaggaagtgacccGGATCACAGACGTTCAACATTACACCTAActctaaacagataaacatcacCAGGAGTTTTTATCACATCATTCATCAGCAATGTGCTGTaatagaagaggaataaaacaccaggGGGCGTGGCTTCAGAGGGAAAGAAATCAACTTCAGTGTGGAATTCTGAACTTAATGAAAGTaagggaggcgtggcctcagagTTCAGGCCACACCCCTTACTTTCATCGCTTCATccccagtgttttattccatacacAATCAGCTGCTaacattctctttctttcttatttatttctcttttcatgtctttctttctttcattcatttttcatgtctttctttcatttttcatgtctttctttctttctttcatttttcatgtctttctctctttaatttttcatgtctttcttcctcttttcatttctttctttaatttttcatgtctttcttttttcatgtttttctttctttctttctttctttctttcttatttatttcttttttcatgtctttctttctttcattgttcatgtctttctttctttcattgttcatgtctttcttcctcttttcatttctttctttctttctttctttctttctttctttctttctttctttctttctttctttctttctttctttctttctttctttctttctttctttttctttctttctttctttcttccttccttccttccttccttccttccagctGTTTATATAGCAGTGATGTCACTCTTCATGTAAACGAGCCAAAATAAAGAGATGAAaatccaaattttaaaaaaaatgtttttaatttttttttttttaaatcaccatAAATCAGAGGTTTGTTACAGAATAAATCATTTACTCACATTTCT is from Hemibagrus wyckioides isolate EC202008001 linkage group LG24, SWU_Hwy_1.0, whole genome shotgun sequence and encodes:
- the si:ch211-165g14.1 gene encoding transcription factor 20 isoform X1 — encoded protein: MDPLRGLNSVQLQDPLSKPLDLTKQISEALDLVKKKPSRSGRFLGSRGLRSPRSEFSYESASVPLNSTLRNGLAHDPVTTFMSATENIQTDGVTGKVTKCRRAGEKRERNAAGFQDAPSSHSSFQIPFPNVETLSSECSRHGRVECISSDDSVIEVPVSNGALLMHRVTENLKQEKERMEDSSPIMTESDVLQDSDSLESRNVLSTSEAENADFKPTQNGSGSSSPSSSLSQKRAPETKKNRNQQRASAGKKATASVAKRRKKKKRSGISSSPSAFPSHGPEIKLKFASCKEEKREGRGSAFAPYVRVEFSACTVVNFEEEGNVQVKTQRQVAASPGVVPTTSCLQLGRLGSESRRQTGELCCLCGCTANIAGLGDLHGPYHPKEASTDLLTNGHEDSGAKRTRLSDERWVHEDCSIWSAGVFLVKGRLYGLDEAVRLAQETVCSCCLTRGATLGCFFKGCPNKYHFPCALQAGCVFNEENFTLRCPKHKNKPGLAVSRLQNR